The following coding sequences lie in one Ferroacidibacillus organovorans genomic window:
- the hutU gene encoding urocanate hydratase, with translation MSEGLTSAARVIRAPRGTEISAKGWQQEAALRMLMNNLDPEVAERPEDLVVYGGIGKAARNWASFDKIVECLRDLEADETLLIQSGKPVGVFRTHRHAPRVLLSNSVLVPAFANWETFHELDQKGLIMFGQMTAGSWIYIGSQGILQGTYETFAEAARQHSGGTLRGTLTLSAGLGGMGGAQPLAVTMNEGVFIGVEIDPSRIKRRVKTRYCDVLVRDLDEALSRARAAQEKGEPLSIGLVGNAAEVLPEMVRRGVVPNFVTDQTSAHDPLNGYIPAGYTLDEAAELRKSDPKAYVALAKKAMATHVQAMLDFKRMGAVVFDYGNNIRQVAFDEGVQDAFSFPGFVPAYIRPLFCEGKGPFRWAALSGDPRDIEKTDELVLELFPENEALHRWIKLAREKVAFQGLPARICWLGYGERMKFGLAINEMVRSGELLAPIVIGRDHLDCGSVASPNRETEAMKDGSDAVADWAVLNALVNTASGASWVSFHHGGGVGMGYSLHAGMVVVADGTKEADERLSRVLTTDPGMGIIRHADAGYEKAIDVARERGVRVPMLGI, from the coding sequence ATGAGTGAAGGATTGACGTCGGCTGCGCGCGTCATTCGGGCGCCGCGCGGAACAGAGATCAGCGCAAAAGGCTGGCAGCAAGAGGCGGCCTTGCGGATGCTGATGAACAACCTTGATCCAGAGGTGGCGGAGCGCCCCGAGGATCTTGTCGTGTACGGCGGGATCGGAAAAGCTGCGCGAAACTGGGCGAGCTTTGACAAGATTGTGGAGTGCCTGCGCGATCTTGAGGCGGATGAAACCCTCTTGATCCAATCGGGGAAACCGGTTGGCGTCTTTCGGACGCACCGCCACGCGCCGCGCGTGCTGCTTTCGAATTCCGTGTTGGTGCCGGCATTCGCGAACTGGGAGACGTTTCACGAATTGGATCAAAAGGGACTCATCATGTTCGGGCAGATGACCGCGGGAAGTTGGATCTACATTGGCAGTCAAGGCATCCTTCAGGGCACCTACGAGACGTTCGCAGAGGCGGCGCGCCAGCACAGCGGGGGCACGCTTAGAGGGACGCTTACGCTGAGCGCCGGACTTGGCGGCATGGGCGGCGCGCAGCCGCTTGCCGTGACGATGAATGAAGGAGTGTTCATCGGGGTTGAGATCGACCCGTCGCGCATCAAGCGCCGTGTAAAAACGCGCTACTGTGACGTGCTTGTGCGCGATCTGGATGAGGCGCTTTCGCGCGCGCGCGCCGCACAGGAGAAGGGGGAGCCGCTCTCAATTGGGCTTGTCGGCAACGCGGCTGAAGTCCTCCCGGAGATGGTTCGCCGCGGTGTTGTGCCGAACTTTGTGACGGATCAGACGTCGGCGCACGATCCGCTCAACGGGTACATCCCTGCCGGATACACGCTTGACGAGGCGGCCGAACTTCGCAAAAGCGACCCAAAGGCGTATGTGGCGCTCGCGAAAAAGGCGATGGCGACACATGTGCAGGCGATGCTTGATTTTAAGAGGATGGGTGCGGTCGTCTTTGACTATGGCAACAACATTAGGCAGGTGGCGTTTGACGAAGGTGTGCAGGACGCATTTTCTTTTCCAGGCTTTGTTCCCGCGTACATTCGGCCGCTCTTTTGTGAAGGAAAGGGTCCGTTTCGCTGGGCAGCGCTTTCTGGCGACCCGCGCGACATCGAAAAAACGGATGAATTGGTGCTGGAGCTCTTTCCTGAGAATGAGGCGCTGCACCGCTGGATCAAGCTCGCCCGTGAAAAAGTGGCGTTTCAGGGACTGCCTGCGCGAATCTGCTGGCTTGGCTATGGCGAGCGGATGAAGTTTGGTCTCGCGATCAACGAGATGGTGCGCAGCGGTGAACTGCTGGCCCCGATCGTGATTGGCCGCGATCATCTGGACTGCGGATCGGTCGCCTCGCCCAATCGCGAAACGGAGGCGATGAAGGACGGCAGCGACGCGGTGGCCGACTGGGCCGTCTTGAACGCGCTTGTGAACACGGCTTCCGGCGCGAGTTGGGTTTCGTTTCATCACGGTGGGGGTGTCGGGATGGGTTATTCGCTGCACGCCGGTATGGTGGTCGTGGCAGACGGGACAAAAGAGGCAGACGAGCGGCTGTCGCGTGTGTTGACGACAGACCCTGGCATGGGGATCATCCGGCACGCGGACGCAGGATACGAGAAGGCGATCGACGTCGCCCGGGAGCGCGGGGTGCGCGTTCCGATGCTTGGGATCTGA